GGAAAGCAAACATAGCCCTATATTGGAATGAAAGCAGTGATGAAATCATTCGGCAATTAAATCAATCCAACAAATGCGGAAAAATATACCTTCTCGGAAAATGCGGAAACATAAAGTATGTTGACACGGAACGCGTAAAACGCGGACAAAGAGCAAACTACATTTACGAATCCCACTTAGATCCAAAAATCCAGCAAGCGGACGCAGAATCGGAATGGTATAAATTGAGCGAAGCTCACAAAAATTCCTCTATGTATTGCGCAAACGCAATGATATTACGGCGCAAGAGTTTTGAGTCTGCAAGTCTAGAAGATCATTGCGACGCAGAACACCGCCGTTGGATGATATCTATATTGCTTATGGGAATTAACGAGCACAAAGATATAATGCCTTATGACGATTTGCCACAAGACGAGAAAAATAAGGATGTTATATTTATAAACAATACTGATTATATTGTTGATGGTGAAAAGGAAGGATGATTTATGGATGAGAAAAAAGTATTTATTAGTTATAGCCGTGATGATAAGGAAATAGTATTTCCTTTAGTTGAAAGACTAAAAAAAGATGTTGGCGATGTATTTTGGATAGATTTAGACGGCGTTGAATGCGGCGCACAATACGAAAAAATCATCATCAATGCCATAGACAAAGCAGAAATTGTTTTACTCATGTATTCCGATAATATTATTAATTCAAAATGGGTTGAAAAAGAAGCAACCTATTCTGAAGACAGCGAAAAAAAGTTAGTTCCTGTTATTATTAACGGCGATAAAATGAAGGGATGGCCCAAATTTCGCTATGCAAGCATAGACTCAATCAACATAAAAGATTCTAACCAATACAAAAAACTAGTACGAGATCTTATCAAGTGGCTTGGTTTAAATAAAGAGCAAAAAAATGGAAGCATAAGTACAAGTACAGGAACAAGTCATTCAATAGCCCGCAATCAAAATGACAAATACATATACATCACTAAAAAGCCACATTCCCAGTGTAATAGATCTGATTCTATTAGTTACTCAACATCTTACGGATTCAATAACCCACAAAAATCTACTTCAAAAACAATCTATACAACAAGCAATAACGAGAATAAGCAATCTAACCAATTCAACTCTTCTTCTGATTCCATCAAAAAAAGTTTTTTCGGTTCCTTAAACACATCCGAAAAGGATGACAACAAGGTTGCAGATAAAAAAGATGACACTATTAACGCGTTATCTCAATTCATTGAGAATTATTCAAAAAAAGACACCTCTAACGACCTTTATTCAGAAAAATTTTTAGAACTTCTTCAAACTTTAGCAGAAAAAAAAGACAACAACAAAGATGCAGCGAAAAATGACGACGCCATTAACGCATTATCGCAAGCCATTGAGAGTTATTCAAAGAACGGTTCCTCAAACGACTTTTATTCAGAATATCTTTCTGAACTTCTTAACGAAAAAATCCCATTAGACAATAAAAATTGGGATAATCTTCGTTTATTTATAGACTCAAATAAAGACAATAAATTTGATATAAAATATCTTAACAACAAAAACAATTTCTTAAAAAAGAATTATAAACCAAAGACTGACTTATGGAGGCACATATCTACGTCCCCGTCCTCAACCACAAAGATTACAAGATTCCATAATTCCACAGACTCGTCTACGAAAAAAGACGAAGAAAAGCTAGAGACAACACTCACATTTGACTATCACGACAAAAAAATTGAAATGAAACGACTAGGTAATACTTCTTATTACTTCGGTTCTTTCTCTGGGAAAAACGATAATTTTATCGACAAACTATCAGACAACATTCGTTCCGCAATTCCAGGAAATACGCTCGGTACAATTCTTGGAGGTGGCGCCATTGCAGCCACATTAACTTTCGCAATCCCCTTCGCTCCAACATTAGCAGGATTTGGTATTTGGGGGGCTAAAAAATTATTTTTTGAAAAATCCAAAATTGACGATTTTATAGAACATCTAAGAGACAAATATTCCTTAAATTTCAAACGTCTGCCTAAAAAATATGCAACAGGGCATAATCTAGACGAAGACATAATAATGCTCGATTGGGACGACAGAGAGATTTAATGGAAGAGCCTCAAAGGCTATCTTCTCCATATATTTGCACAATCAACCGCATCCATATTGTTTATAATTATGAAAAATACTCTCCGGTAAAAATACCGAAGAGCATTTTCTAATTATACATACAATCAACTAAAAAGAAATACTTTCTTCTTTTACGAATTCATCAATATCAGGAATAATATCGCCTAAACTAATTTTTTTCTTTTCTACAATATAATTTATAGAGCACTTTTCATTAATAGGGGAAA
The nucleotide sequence above comes from Fibrobacter sp. UWB15. Encoded proteins:
- a CDS encoding toll/interleukin-1 receptor domain-containing protein, which encodes MDEKKVFISYSRDDKEIVFPLVERLKKDVGDVFWIDLDGVECGAQYEKIIINAIDKAEIVLLMYSDNIINSKWVEKEATYSEDSEKKLVPVIINGDKMKGWPKFRYASIDSINIKDSNQYKKLVRDLIKWLGLNKEQKNGSISTSTGTSHSIARNQNDKYIYITKKPHSQCNRSDSISYSTSYGFNNPQKSTSKTIYTTSNNENKQSNQFNSSSDSIKKSFFGSLNTSEKDDNKVADKKDDTINALSQFIENYSKKDTSNDLYSEKFLELLQTLAEKKDNNKDAAKNDDAINALSQAIESYSKNGSSNDFYSEYLSELLNEKIPLDNKNWDNLRLFIDSNKDNKFDIKYLNNKNNFLKKNYKPKTDLWRHISTSPSSTTKITRFHNSTDSSTKKDEEKLETTLTFDYHDKKIEMKRLGNTSYYFGSFSGKNDNFIDKLSDNIRSAIPGNTLGTILGGGAIAATLTFAIPFAPTLAGFGIWGAKKLFFEKSKIDDFIEHLRDKYSLNFKRLPKKYATGHNLDEDIIMLDWDDREI